The following nucleotide sequence is from Aspergillus luchuensis IFO 4308 DNA, chromosome 1, nearly complete sequence.
AGCTGGACACAGACCCATGCGCCGCGGGGGGAGTTAGCGGAGAGTAGGGTGAAGAGACCTAACGCGAGAGAGAGGGCTGCGAAGCCTGTGAAGTGTAGTGGGCGGCACAGTCCCGTGCGGGACATGATTGTGCCGGCGACCATGGCgaaggggatgaggaaggcgCTGTAGGGGAGGAGGTCAATTCCTGATGTTAGTGGGGACTTGCGCTGCACGCCCTGGAAGTAGATAGGGATGAAGTAGAGGGTCCATTGCATGAGGAGGGCGGCGTCAaaggcgaggatgaagccGAGAAGGCTGTTgcgggtggagaagaggtgGGGAGGTATGCAGGGATGGGGACAGTATTTTGGTGGGAGGGCCTCGTagatgtggaagaggatCCAGCcaatgatgccgatgatTAGGGGGACAAGGGTCGAGGGGGAGGTCCAGGGGTGGAgggcgccgccgccgacgagggcgaggagttgggagaggatggacCCGGCGAAGAGGATGTTGCCGGGCCAGTCGATGCggtggatggagggggatgtattggaggaagaggattggGGGGCGtcgaggcggaggaagaacagCATGAACAGAAGTACGGGCCCGGCGAGGGGCAGGTTGAGGTAGAAGACCCAGCGCCAGTTGGCTTAGGCGAGGGCACCGCCGAGAACGGGGCCTAGGACGGCGCCGACGGCTGCGAGGGAGAGGACTATGCCTAGGTATTGGCCGCGTTCGCGCTGGGGGACCAGATCGCATACGATTAGGTCCACGAGGATGTAGATGCCGCCTGAGCCGAGCCCTTGGACCGTGCGACCGCCGATCAACTGGCCCACTGTGGAGGCGCCGCCCGCTAGGCCGCTGCCCAGGAGGAATAGGGCCACTGAGATTAGGATGGGGTTGCGTCGGCCGTAGATGTCGCAGAGTTGGGCGAGAAAGGGTTGTACGATTGTTTGGACGATGGTGAAGCTGTTGGCTATCCAGATATAGTCGGTTTCGCCGCCGAGAGAGGCGGTTACTTTGGGGAGAGCGGTGCTGATGATTGCGCCGTCTAAAGCGGACACAAAGGAGAGGAGGCAGAGCGATAGGAAGACGAgccagaaggagatggagtgTTTTCGTGGAGGGGGTCGGTGCGTCTCCATTGCTTGAGACCAGTTGTAGGGGTGGAAGGAGGTGTAGTTAGGGTtgtgggaaggaaggttAAGGGTGCGTTCCGCCTGGTGGGAAAAAGCCTACATATCAACTTGGAGTATATCTTAGGTGTATAGTTTGACAGTTGTATGACATGTCAAAGGGCCTTTAAGGGGTATTGCCAGGGTTCAGTATCGGGGATCTTCCAAACAGACATACTCCGTAGGACACAGTCTAACAGTAGCTCAATTTTTGAATCCAACACAAGTGCTAGGCTGTTTGTCTCTGGAGATCACTCGAACGGGCCATTCAAGTCTATGTTAGTTCAAGAATGTTCTTTGTGAGGTGTCACACTATAATCTTACATGCGACGCTAGCTTGATCTTAGTGAGGCGCCGTTTGAGGCCGGAGCAGGTCAGAGCAACAAAAGTCGTCCTATTACTCAGACACTAAACTAGATGCATAAGGATCAGCTAGCTAGCCACCTCTAGACTCTCACCCCCaaatctttctctttctttgaaCCTCTCATCCTCTCGCGATATTTAACGGCTTTCATGTCAACGGCTGTTACTCACTAGCATATCGCTGAACTATGGCTACTGGCACTACTTCCCGTCCATGGGCAGATGGTCCTTGGCCGTTGATCGAAACACCATCCAAAACACAGGACATTGTGAGTAGGACCTCGGTCATGTCCGATTCTACCCTTCTATTCTGGTGCCATCTGGGAGTGAACAAGAAGGTGAAACCACAAAATCAAAGTTAACAATCTCAGTCCAAACATGAAGCTCTCTACATCGCCAACGAGATGGCATTCGCCCACAACGCCATGCTCCGAGGTTTAAACTCCCTCTATCTGCAAGCCGAGCAAATAACCGAGTCGCAAGACATTGCCGATTACCTAGTCTTCCTCCGCAGCTGGGCCGGATGGGtatcccaccaccacactctggaagaagagcagatgTTTCCTCAATTTGAAAgagtgatgaagaagcccaatTTCCTCGAGGGAAATGTTAACGAGCACCATACCTTCCAACCCATCTTGAAGCAGCTCCTCGCTTACGGAACGGAGACCAAGCCTGCTGACTACAAGGCCTCGACCGTGCGCAGCCTCATCGAGCAGATGGCGCCTAGTTTTCGCGAGCACCTGGCCAACGAAATCACCAGCCTCATGAGCATGGAGCCGTATGACGGGCCTGCTTTGCTCAAGGTTTATAAGGAGTGTGAGGCTGAGGCGGGTAAACAGGATAAGGTGAGTCACTTCATCCACTTTATCTGGCAAGGCAGTACTTTGTTAACCAATAGCAAACAACACATTTAGAATGTTATCCCGCCCATGGTCCTCGGCCTCCGTGACATAACCTTCGAGGGTGGAAACCAGTGGCCCGCTATGCCgcccttctccacccacttTGTTCATTATCTGTTCGCACGGAAGCATGCTGGTGCTTGGCGTTTTCTGCCATCGGATACTTGGGGTAATCCACGTCCATTGGCATTTGGTAAACCTTAAGATACTGAGGAGAGATTGCGGGGGAAGGGACGGAGTTCAATGGTTTCTTTCATACAATGATCAGCGGGATCGGCAATCTCAGCCTGCCAATACGAGTTTTGGCTTTGTGTATGGCCACGTAGATGATGAATGTAGCCACTTGGAGCACTACTAGTGTCTgctgtacggagtactagaTCATTTCCCTGTAGACTAAATGGTATGTTGAGTGGTAGCAGCTGCGGGCCAAATAAGCGAGCTGCCATTGGTAAGTTGAGTGAGTAATATGATGGATTTTATTAGCAATTTAATACTACTGTATTCATTAGACATTGGACTGCCAGAAGGTAaacttcttcagctctcGGTTAGATCAACGAGAGATAATATGAAGTATAGTGAGCGGGGTTAAACTAAAGATAGTGATACATCTCAAAAGACTCGTGCACCTGGCACGGCTAACGCTATGGGCACTAGACCCTGAACGGGGCTGTGGCTCGGAGAAGACCACAAGTATGTCTAAATATCCGGCTGGGCGAACCTAAATTGCGTTACAAGTTCAATATCAACTAGTAATTTTCGAAACATCTAATACCAGACTTCCCTGCAGAAATGCTGCGGCAGTGCATAAAACATCTCGACAACCTACTCCCAAAACGGCTGACACGAGAAGAGGCCCTAATGTCCGCGTAGCCGTAAGCGATGGTGTTGAGTCACTATAATGGCTGTGAGCCTTACTACTAGATATCCTTCCGGCTTTTGTAGCCATAGAAGGGATAAGTGTCAGACGAGCGAGATGGCTGTTGCCAGATGCGGCTCCGATATGTCTGATTGTACCCTGCAAACCACATAGATCTAGTCATGTTCGTTAAGTACACAAGGGCTGACGAGCCGTTTACTTTTACTCTTCTCTTTTACCACACGTATCGACTATCCCCGCACCGACTCTCGGTCATAAAGTGTGAGAAAGACCCCCGTTCATACTGCAGTCAATATGACTGCTTTTGCAGAGGGATTTCAGGCCCTGGTCCAACGGGACCTGACATGGACATTAATGCCGACTGTGGCCACTGTTATTATCGTTGCCTGGATCATAAGATCGACACTGCATCTTAGAAAGATTCCTGGGCCCTGGTGGGCACCATATACTCGTCTATGGCTGTTCAGAGCACTTTATTCGGAGAGATGCGCAGATGTATATCTTCAGGTTAACCGAAAATACGGTAAGCCGACTAGAAACAGAGAGTCATGTGAGGAGAATGAAGATTGAACTAGACTATAGGTCCCCTCGTCCGCATAGGACCAAACCACCTGATCACAAATGACCCTCTGACCTTTCGAAAGATACTTGGAGTGCAGTCAAAATACACTCGTGGGCCGTGGTTTGACGCCTTACGTCTGGATCCTCATAATGCAAATCTTATCACCGAGCGACATCGACAGAAGCATGATGCATTGAGAGCAAAAATGGCTCCTGGGGTTAGTTGTTCCTGCTCAAGCACATTCCTCTCAGAGCTATGTACCGCAAAGCTGACTCCCAAAGTACCAAGGCAAAGACATTCCACAGATGGAGCATGCCATCGACCGGAACCTCCTCACCTGGCTAGACTATATT
It contains:
- a CDS encoding uncharacterized protein (COG:G;~EggNog:ENOG410PH3B;~InterPro:IPR011701,IPR036259;~PFAM:PF07690;~TransMembrane:6 (i30-52o58-77i98-118o138-156i163-182o307-326i);~go_function: GO:0022857 - transmembrane transporter activity [Evidence IEA];~go_process: GO:0055085 - transmembrane transport [Evidence IEA]), which encodes MLFFLRLDAPQSSSSNTSPSIHRIDWPGNILFAGSILSQLLALVGGGALHPWTSPSTLVPLIIGIIGWILFHIYEALPPKYCPHPCIPPHLFSTRNSLLGFILAFDAALLMQWTLYFIPIYFQGVQRKSPLTSGIDLLPYSAFLIPFAMVAGTIMSRTGLCRPLHFTGFAALSLALGLFTLLSANSPRGAWVCVQLPAALGQGFLATTILPAIQSSLGPADTASSTGVYAFLRSLAFVWGSTAPGIVFNARVDVYAGRILDYETLRERLLDGRAYGAAAEFAGDWGAGMDTVQREQVREVYRLALRTVWLVGLAFALVGVVVGLGMRRVVLRGELEENGYGLKEKGDVQRDDKERVVDEAVGEDEGEAKREGEGTESRA
- a CDS encoding uncharacterized protein (COG:G;~EggNog:ENOG410PH3B;~InterPro:IPR020846,IPR011701,IPR036259;~SECRETED:SignalP(1-30);~TransMembrane:4 (n14-25c30/31o54-72i84-109o115-134i141-163o);~go_function: GO:0022857 - transmembrane transporter activity [Evidence IEA];~go_process: GO:0055085 - transmembrane transport [Evidence IEA]), with the protein product METHRPPPRKHSISFWLVFLSLCLLSFVSALDGAIISTALPKVTASLGGETDYIWIANSFTIVQTIVQPFLAQLCDIYGRRNPILISVALFLLGSGLAGGASTVGQLIGGRTVQGLGSGGIYILVDLIVCDLVPQRERGQYLGIVLSLAAVGAVLGPVLGGALA
- a CDS encoding hemerythrin domain-containing protein (COG:S;~EggNog:ENOG410PKXT;~InterPro:IPR012312;~PFAM:PF01814) — protein: MATGTTSRPWADGPWPLIETPSKTQDISKHEALYIANEMAFAHNAMLRGLNSLYLQAEQITESQDIADYLVFLRSWAGWVSHHHTLEEEQMFPQFERVMKKPNFLEGNVNEHHTFQPILKQLLAYGTETKPADYKASTVRSLIEQMAPSFREHLANEITSLMSMEPYDGPALLKVYKECEAEAGKQDKNVIPPMVLGLRDITFEGGNQWPAMPPFSTHFVHYLFARKHAGAWRFLPSDTWGNPRPLAFGKP